A stretch of the Lytechinus variegatus isolate NC3 chromosome 5, Lvar_3.0, whole genome shotgun sequence genome encodes the following:
- the LOC121416080 gene encoding pyroglutamyl-peptidase 1-like encodes MRDKKKTVVVTGFGPFGEHEVNASWVAVQELKELGLNEDIELVVKEVPVVYDVVDITVPALWKEYNPVLMVHVGVSSVASELTLEQQGHNKGYNKPDVTSKCPEAKDFNCIIGGPDCILSHINMALVSDEVNRKENCPVKAVVSYNAGRYLCGYCYYLSLHQSSDSSVFIHVPPLNQPYSGIDLAKGLRTALLCMLQQIEEKNTKS; translated from the exons ggtttgGTCCTTTTGGTGAGCACGAGGTGAATGCGAGTTGGGTAGCGGTCCAAGAACTGAAAGAATTGGGTTTGAATGAGGATATAGAGCTTGTAGTAAAGGAGGTACCAGTTGTGTACGACGTTGTCGACATTACAGTTCCGGCTCTATGGAAGGAATACAATCCTGTA TTAATGGTTCATGTTGGAGTTTCTAGTGTTGCCTCAGAATTAACTTTGGAGCAACAAGGTCACAACAAAGGATACAACAAACCAGATGTGACTAGCAAGTGTCCGGAAGCAAAG GATTTTAACTGCATCATTGGTGGGCCAGACTGTATCTTGAGTCATATCAACATGGCGTTGGTGAGTGATGAAGTGAACAGGAAGGAGAACTGCCCTGTCAAGGCTGTTGTATCATACAACGCTGGAAG ATACCTGTGTGGTTATTGCTACTACTTATCCTTACACCAATCTTCAGACAGCTCTGTCTTTATACACGTACCCCCACTAAACCAGCCATACTCTGGTATTGACCTAGCCAAGGGTCTACGCACAGCCCTTCTCTGTATGCTGCAACAGATTGAAGAGAAGAATACCAAGTCATGA